A single region of the Rhodococcus sp. W8901 genome encodes:
- a CDS encoding N-acetylmuramoyl-L-alanine amidase: MPHRRPKNSIVLAAVAAVAVATPFAVQALNSDQSDVRSASDSYPTIETQIAEVVLASVPDIVIPLKELTGLDLPDIHLRDLPLPTQIPLPGGGSLDLPSLTTPDAPGDIAAPTPAPTPETTTVPADQLGATVKEITRDEPFSMVALTAPDLESTVTKLRAKLADGSWGEWFTPDVIESGSSDMASQSGKQGTDPVFVGETNAVQILVSPKDGAAAGTAGTGEQAAPAAGAPAEAPAESPAPDATAETQQPLGYVPAAVSKPLHAATVNANDIAAVLINPGSGPQDSNLSDIATPTSVNGINVISRKAWGADEGIRCQNPTYDDSTGGATVHHTAENNNYTKDQSAGIVRGIYAYHAQTLGWCDVGYNVLVDRFGQIFEGRFGGLDRPVQGAHAGGFNENTVGIAMMGNFVNTPAPAATIESVGKYLGWRLKLANLNPKGFTTMYSEGTSFTKYPLGTAVNLPIIFAHRDVGYTECPGDAAYNQMNQIRDIAAANYGGGVGGPPPTNPSSGNNGGNNNGGNNGGNSLDLAQHIPAVVNGILSIADSNPIAQQWLAMGGNRSMLGDAITGLLTTATGQLYAFFQNGAIFTSPQGGVVTMLGEIFKSWQASGGALSDIGLPISDEYRVANGFRSDFERGSMIFDETTKQVTTILNSPAAAPAAAPAAAAPAGTVSEAPVQIN; this comes from the coding sequence TTGCCGCACCGTCGACCGAAGAACTCGATCGTTCTGGCCGCAGTCGCCGCGGTGGCAGTCGCCACGCCGTTCGCGGTGCAGGCCCTGAACAGCGACCAGTCCGATGTCCGCTCCGCCAGCGATTCCTACCCGACGATCGAGACCCAGATCGCGGAGGTCGTCCTGGCCTCGGTTCCGGACATCGTGATCCCGCTCAAGGAACTCACCGGGCTCGATCTTCCGGACATCCACCTGCGTGACCTACCGTTGCCGACCCAGATCCCGCTTCCGGGTGGCGGTTCGCTCGACCTGCCGTCACTGACCACGCCGGACGCGCCGGGCGACATTGCCGCTCCCACACCGGCACCGACGCCCGAGACGACGACGGTCCCGGCCGATCAGCTCGGTGCCACGGTCAAGGAGATCACCCGGGACGAGCCGTTCTCGATGGTCGCGCTCACCGCGCCGGACCTCGAGTCGACGGTGACGAAGCTCCGCGCGAAGCTCGCCGACGGGTCGTGGGGTGAGTGGTTCACCCCCGACGTGATCGAGAGCGGCAGCTCCGACATGGCATCGCAGTCCGGCAAGCAGGGCACCGATCCCGTGTTCGTCGGCGAGACCAATGCGGTCCAGATTCTCGTGTCGCCCAAGGACGGTGCCGCCGCCGGCACCGCTGGAACCGGCGAGCAGGCAGCGCCGGCCGCAGGGGCCCCCGCGGAAGCGCCCGCCGAGTCCCCGGCCCCGGACGCAACGGCCGAGACGCAGCAGCCGCTGGGCTACGTCCCGGCAGCGGTGTCCAAGCCGCTCCACGCGGCCACCGTCAACGCGAACGACATCGCCGCCGTCCTCATCAATCCCGGTAGCGGACCGCAGGATTCGAACCTCTCCGACATCGCGACGCCGACGTCGGTGAACGGCATCAACGTGATCTCACGCAAGGCGTGGGGCGCCGACGAGGGCATCCGCTGCCAGAACCCGACCTACGACGACTCCACCGGTGGCGCGACCGTGCACCACACGGCCGAGAACAACAACTACACGAAGGACCAGTCGGCGGGCATCGTGCGCGGCATCTACGCCTACCACGCGCAGACGCTGGGCTGGTGCGACGTCGGCTACAACGTGCTCGTCGACCGCTTCGGCCAGATCTTCGAGGGACGTTTCGGTGGCCTCGACCGCCCCGTCCAGGGTGCGCACGCCGGTGGCTTCAACGAGAACACCGTCGGTATCGCCATGATGGGCAACTTCGTCAACACCCCCGCACCGGCCGCGACGATCGAGTCGGTGGGCAAGTACCTCGGCTGGCGGCTCAAGCTCGCGAACCTGAACCCCAAGGGCTTCACGACCATGTACTCCGAGGGCACCTCGTTCACGAAGTACCCGCTGGGCACGGCCGTGAATCTGCCGATCATCTTCGCGCACCGCGACGTCGGCTACACCGAGTGCCCGGGTGACGCCGCCTACAACCAGATGAACCAGATCCGTGACATCGCCGCAGCCAACTACGGCGGCGGAGTCGGCGGCCCGCCGCCCACGAACCCCAGCTCGGGCAACAACGGCGGGAACAACAACGGCGGGAACAACGGCGGGAACTCGCTCGACCTGGCACAGCACATTCCGGCCGTCGTCAACGGGATCCTGTCGATCGCCGACTCCAACCCGATCGCACAGCAGTGGCTGGCCATGGGCGGCAACCGCAGCATGCTGGGCGACGCCATCACCGGACTGCTGACCACCGCGACCGGACAGCTGTACGCGTTCTTCCAGAACGGCGCCATCTTCACCTCACCGCAGGGCGGGGTGGTCACGATGCTCGGCGAGATCTTCAAGTCGTGGCAGGCGTCCGGCGGCGCACTGAGCGACATCGGTCTGCCGATCAGCGACGAGTACCGGGTGGCCAACGGCTTCCGCAGCGATTTCGAGCGTGGATCGATGATCTTCGACGAGACCACCAAGCAGGTCACGACGATCCTGAACTCGCCCGCAGCGGCACCGGCGGCGGCCCCGGCCGCAGCAGCACCGGCGGGCACGGTCTCCGAGGCCCCGGTCCAGATCAACTGA